In Providencia zhijiangensis, a single window of DNA contains:
- a CDS encoding serine/threonine protein kinase, translating to MNMDLTEQSSFHFSGISPDLILDALMEAGIYPESGLTELNSYENRVFQFQDENRQRYVVKFYRPERWNRSQIQEEHDFTLELQDEGLSVAAPLEFAGQTVLEFGGFMFALFPSIGGRQYETDNLFQLEGVGHLLGRVHQIGKQRNFAFRPTLGVEEYLDQPRNIIAASSLITERDKAPLIDSLDKLIAQVKALWPAQQSFIRLQGDCHPGNILWRDEAWLVDFDDARNGPAVQDLWMLLNGSRQEQIIQLDTLLEAYNEFCDFDVRELKLIEPLRAMRMVHYLGWILRRWQDPAFPKAFSWIQSADFWQKQSIEFAQQTERLLDAPLQLNPQF from the coding sequence ATGAACATGGATTTAACAGAACAATCGAGCTTCCACTTTAGTGGGATCTCCCCTGATTTGATCCTTGATGCTCTGATGGAAGCGGGGATTTACCCAGAATCAGGGCTGACAGAGCTTAACAGCTACGAAAATCGCGTTTTCCAATTTCAGGATGAAAATCGCCAGCGCTATGTGGTGAAATTTTATCGTCCTGAACGCTGGAACCGTTCTCAAATTCAAGAAGAGCATGATTTTACCCTTGAGCTACAAGATGAAGGCTTATCGGTGGCTGCGCCGTTAGAATTTGCTGGGCAAACGGTATTAGAATTTGGCGGGTTTATGTTTGCACTCTTTCCGAGTATCGGAGGGCGCCAATATGAAACGGACAATTTATTCCAGCTTGAGGGTGTCGGCCATTTATTAGGGCGAGTGCATCAAATCGGTAAACAGCGAAACTTTGCATTTCGTCCGACTCTTGGTGTGGAAGAGTATCTCGACCAACCGCGAAATATTATCGCCGCCAGTTCATTAATTACTGAGCGTGATAAAGCACCATTGATAGATTCACTGGATAAGTTGATTGCCCAAGTTAAGGCTCTGTGGCCTGCTCAGCAATCTTTTATTCGCCTACAAGGGGATTGCCATCCCGGCAATATTCTGTGGCGTGATGAAGCGTGGCTGGTGGATTTTGACGATGCACGCAATGGCCCTGCGGTGCAAGATTTATGGATGTTGCTTAATGGTTCGCGCCAAGAGCAAATTATCCAACTGGATACGTTATTAGAAGCGTATAACGAATTTTGTGATTTTGATGTACGTGAGTTAAAGCTGATTGAACCGCTACGTGCGATGCGAATGGTGCATTATTTAGGATGGATCCTTCGTCGCTGGCAAGATCCCGCTTTCCCGAAAGCATTTTCTTGGATCCAATCTGCTGATTTTTGGCAAAAGCAATCTATCGAGTTTGCACAGCAAACTGAGCGGTTGTTAGATGCTCCTTTGCAATTGAACCCGCAATTTTAA
- the mobA gene encoding molybdenum cofactor guanylyltransferase MobA: MSFRQSITGVILAGGKGTRMGGQDKGLIPLLGKPLYRYIIERLQPQVGQLMINANRHHAEYAQSQLPVFTDLTADFSGPLAGMQAALHQVTTDWLLFVPCDVPEFPTDLAEKMFREKGKHLACYACDNEREHPTFTLLHRSLQKPLDDYLARGDRKLMLFMREIDAKGVIFTSETGTFANLNTPEDSRNWELQQKKS, from the coding sequence ATGTCATTTCGTCAGTCGATTACAGGCGTGATCCTTGCAGGGGGCAAAGGCACCCGCATGGGTGGCCAAGATAAGGGGTTAATTCCTTTATTGGGTAAGCCGTTATACCGCTATATTATTGAGCGTTTGCAGCCGCAAGTCGGTCAATTGATGATCAATGCTAATCGCCACCATGCAGAATATGCACAAAGCCAGCTGCCCGTTTTCACGGATTTAACCGCAGATTTTTCGGGCCCCTTAGCAGGGATGCAAGCTGCACTTCATCAAGTCACCACTGATTGGCTGCTATTTGTCCCTTGTGATGTTCCCGAATTCCCAACTGATTTAGCCGAAAAAATGTTTCGCGAAAAAGGCAAGCACCTTGCCTGCTATGCCTGTGATAACGAACGAGAACACCCGACATTTACCCTACTCCATCGGTCTCTGCAGAAACCGTTGGATGATTACCTCGCAAGAGGAGATCGCAAATTGATGCTATTTATGCGTGAGATCGATGCAAAAGGCGTCATATTTACCTCTGAAACCGGCACATTTGCTAACTTAAATACGCCGGAAGATAGCCGTAACTGGGAGTTACAACAAAAAAAATCATGA
- a CDS encoding YihD family protein yields the protein MKCHRLNEVIELLHPVWKDNSDLNLVQLLQKLADEAGFKGSLSELTDDVLIYHLKMRGTDSNAVIPGIQKDYEDDFKTAILRARGIIKD from the coding sequence ATGAAATGCCATCGTTTAAATGAAGTCATCGAACTTCTGCATCCAGTATGGAAGGACAATTCAGATTTAAATTTAGTGCAATTACTGCAAAAACTGGCAGATGAAGCAGGTTTTAAAGGCAGTTTATCTGAACTGACAGACGACGTATTAATTTATCATCTAAAAATGCGTGGCACTGACAGCAATGCGGTGATCCCCGGTATTCAAAAAGATTACGAAGATGATTTTAAAACGGCCATTCTACGTGCTCGTGGCATCATAAAAGATTAA
- the dsbA gene encoding thiol:disulfide interchange protein DsbA, translated as MKKIMLALIGIAMSFGAAAANYSEGKEYTDVKPPVQDLPQVLEFFSFYCPHCYQFESIYKVPQTVEKNLPEGVTKARYHVDFLGPLGAQMTQAWAVAMVLKVEDKVTPILFEGIQKTQTINTPADIRNAFIKAGVTGEEYDAALNSFVVKSLVAKQQNAAQDLKLRGVPALFVDGKYQIRNNGISVDNAEDYAKEYSKVVNFLVSKK; from the coding sequence ATGAAAAAAATCATGTTGGCTTTGATTGGTATTGCCATGTCTTTTGGTGCTGCTGCAGCAAATTATTCAGAAGGTAAAGAGTACACGGATGTTAAGCCTCCGGTGCAAGACTTACCGCAAGTTTTGGAGTTTTTCTCATTCTACTGCCCACACTGTTATCAGTTTGAAAGCATCTACAAAGTGCCACAAACGGTAGAGAAAAACCTGCCAGAAGGTGTCACTAAAGCGCGTTATCACGTTGATTTCTTAGGCCCTCTAGGCGCTCAAATGACTCAAGCGTGGGCTGTGGCGATGGTGCTGAAAGTTGAAGATAAAGTGACGCCAATTCTGTTTGAAGGAATTCAGAAAACCCAAACTATCAATACCCCTGCGGATATCCGTAATGCGTTTATTAAAGCGGGCGTAACAGGTGAAGAATACGATGCAGCGCTGAATAGCTTTGTCGTGAAATCGTTAGTTGCTAAGCAACAAAATGCTGCACAAGATTTAAAACTGCGTGGCGTGCCAGCGTTATTCGTCGATGGTAAATATCAAATCCGTAATAACGGAATTTCTGTCGATAACGCAGAGGATTATGCTAAAGAATACTCAAAAGTTGTGAACTTCTTAGTCAGTAAAAAATAA